From Prosthecobacter vanneervenii:
TCATTGATCTTGGCGATGCCAACGACATCCATCCCAAGAACAAGCGCGACGTGGCCGAGCGCCTCGCCCGCTGGGCGCTGGTGAAGGACTACGGTCTCAAGCTCCCCTATCGCAGCCCCGAGCTTAAGTCCGCCGAGTTCAAGGATGGCAAGGCCATCGTCACGCTCGACACCTTTGGCAGCAGCCTGCGCACCGTGGACATCAACGAAGTGAAGGGCTTTGTCGTTTGTGGCGAAGACAAGAAGTGGGCCTGGGCCGAGGCCAAGATCACCGGCAAGGACACGCTGGAAGTCAGCGCCAAGGAAGTGGCCAAGCCCGTGGCTGTGCGCTACGCCTGGGCCGACAATCCAGTTTGCAACCTCTACAGCATCGACGGCCTGCCGGTGACACCTTTCCGCAGCGACGACTTTGAGATGCTCACCAAGCCAGTGATCGCCAAACCGGCCGCCACCAAGCCAGCTGCCAAATAGCAGTCCTGCCAGTTCCGTTCTCTGAATCCCCCGGCATCACCGCCGGGGGATTTTTTATTTCCGTACGGCACCAATGAGGGCTGAAATGGGCCAGAAGATGGCGCTGACGAGACCGGACACGATCCGGGCCGGAATGAGCAGGAGACGCGCCACCGGGCGCAGCACGGCTTTGACCCCCGCGTTCTTCTCATATGCCAGATGCATCAGGATGATGCCGATGATCCCGGCAAACTTCACCGCCTTGGCGATGTGATAATGGCCGTCAGCTTCGCTGATCAGCTTCAGGCCGCCGAGATCATACACCTGCTTGATGCTCTGGTCCCAGAAGAGCTCCAGGCCGAGCAGGAGACCCACGAAGCCGACGAGCAGGAAGGCGGTGTGCTCCAGCCAGGGCTGGCGCTCCAGCAGCTTGATGCAGTAGCCCGCTACCAGACGCAGCGTGATGATGCCGAGCGTCACACCGATATAGACCAGCATCTTGCTGTCTCGGGCAAAGGCCACGGCGGCGACGACGTTGTCAAAGCTCAGGCTCAGGTCGAGAAAGGCGATCATGGCGATCGTCTTGGCAAAGCTGTGAGAGGCTCCTTTGGACTCGCCTTCCTCTCCTTCACTCTCGCCGCTCTGCTCGGCGAAATGGGAGCACATGAGCCACACGAGGTAGAGGGAGCCCAGCAGCATGAGCCAGTGGTTGCCCATGATCATGCTGGCGGTGAGCAGGGCCACGATGCGGAAGCCGTACGCGCCGATGTAGCCGATGTTCATGGCCTTCTTGCGCTGCTCCTCGTCGAGGTGGGAGGCCATGGCGGCGATGGCCAGCGCGTTGTCCACGGAGAGAAGCCCCTCGATCACGACGAGGGCCAGCACCACGGGGATGCCATCTTTAACGGTGGTCCAGAGGTCTGCGGCGGCGAGAAATTCGAATATCATCAGCCCGCAAAATGGAGGACATAGGCAGTCTTTCCAAGTACCAATTGGCGATGAAGAAAAAACACCCCGTTTCGTAAAGGCGAAACGGGGTGCTGTGAGGAGCGGGACTGTCCCAGAGGGCTGCTCTTACGAGTAGGAGGATTCCACGCGCTTGGCCACGTCTCTGTAGCCGTAGTCGGCGTTGTAGATTTCCTTGAGAGCTTCCAGGCTGCCGGCACGGTCGCCCATTTTCTCTGAGACGTTGGCCAGTTCGTAGAGCACTTCCTTCTTCGTGGCGTCCATGACGAGCAGCTCCTTGGAGGCCTCCATGAAGGAGGTCCGGGCCAGGTCGTTCATGTTCTTGCGCTCGAAGCAGCGGCCCAGCAGCAGGATGGCCTTGATGCGCATCTTCGGGTTGGACTTGGCCTGCTGCAGCTCGGGCAGTGCCTCGGTGTACATGCCTGCTTCAAAGTAGGCCTGCCCCAGCTCGTAGCGCAGGTTCTTGTCCGTCGGGTTGCGGTCCACACGGGCCTTGGCTTCGTTGATCACAGCCATGCCGCGCTGGCGGCGGATCTCAGCCACCTGGGCGCGCTTGTCGTCAATGTCCGGTGCATCAGGATTGGCTTCAATCTCGCGCTCAAATTCTGCGATCTGCAGGTCCTGCACCTTGTTGCGCAGGTCTTCCACCTTGCGCTGCAGCGCCACGTCACCGGGATTAAGGGATAGTGCGTAGTCGTAGAAGGTGAGTGCCGTCTCCAGATGGCCCAGACGCTCATAGAGGTCCGACATGCGCTTGACGATCAGGATGTTCGTCTGGTCGGCATTGTACTGCTCGATGGTTTTCGCCAGGAACTGCTCCATCTGATCCTGCGTCATGCCTTGGCGGCTGAGCATTTCCAGTTCAGCCGCTTCCGTGGCATCTTTCTTGGCGTCATTGAAATTGCCGCTGTTCCAGCCACCGCGGTTCATGGAGCTCATGGCGGCGGCGTCTTTTTCACCCTGCTTGGCCTCGATGTCACGCGGGTTGACCTTGAGGATGGCATTGTAGGTGTCGGCGGCTTTCTCTGGCTGATTGATGGCCAGGTAGTGCTTCGCCAGCTTGTGCATGTTCTTGGTGTTCTCGGGATGACCCATGCGGATGGTCTCCAGAGCAAAGGAGGCCAGATCCGGGTATTGGATCTTCATCGCGAGATCAAACAGCTGCTCATTGGCGGTGAGGCTGAAGGGATCCTTGCGGAAGGTGTTTTCCTCCAGGTCGGCGATCGCTTCGACCGGCTCTTTCTTGGAGCTCGGCTTGAGACCACCGAGGCCGAAGCTGAATTTCTTGCCATTGCCCACGCTTTCGCCTTCGGCGGTGCGCAGCAGCTTGCGGCCGTCAAGGAATCCGACATTGGCGGTCACGATGGGCAGCACTTGGTCCACCACGTACTCCCAGTTTTTCCGCTCGGCGGAGATGAGGGCTTTTTTCCAAAGGGTTTGGTACTTGGGGTCGAGTTCGGCTTCGGTAACGGTCATAATCTTTGAGGTGGGGGAAAGGATCTGGTCGGTTGGAGAAAGCGGAGCGGGTTATTTTTTCCCGCCACCAAACCATGCGGCGATGCCACGCAGCTCGGCTCCCGTTCCTTCGGTCAGGCCCTTCATGCTGAATCCGTGCTCAAAGAGCACCATCCAGACGAAGGTGGCCACCAGGAAAGCGAGGGTCCAGAGGACTTTGGAGAGAATGCGCATGCCGATTTTCTCTACTGTATGAAGAAAAGGGGGGAATCGTCCAGCACGGAGTTGCGCAGAAGAAAAATGGGCGCGGATTTACTCCTTTTCGAAGAGCAGTCGCAGGCTGTTCAGGCACACCACCACCGTGCTGCCCTCGTGCGTCAGCACCCCCAGGGTCAGCGGCACGATCCCAAAAAGGGAAGCCACCGCCATCACGATGACGCTGCCGAGCGAGATGAACAAATTCTGCTGGATGATCTGCCGCGCCCGGTGGCTGATCCGGCGGGCGGCGAGCAGCTTTTCAATCTTGTCCTTCATCAGCACCACGTCGCTCTGCTCCAGCGCGGCGTCGCTGCCTCGGGCGCCCATGGCCACGGAGACGTGGGCGGCGGCCAGGCTGGGGGCGTCGTTCACACCATCTCCCACCATGGCCACCTTGTGCCCGGCCTGGGTCAGCTCGCGGATGGCGGCCACCTTGTCCTCCGGGTGCAGGCCGGCCCGCACTTCGGAGATGCCCAGCTTTTCCCCCACTTCGGCGGCGGCGGCGCGGCGGTCGCCGGTCAGCATGATGGTGCGCACGCCGTCAGCGGCCAGCCGCTCCAGCACGCCGCGGCTGCCGGCCCGGATCTCATCCTTGAGCAGTACCCGCCCCACGATCTGCTCGTGCAGCACCCAGACCTCACTGAAACCCAGGGGTGCGTCTGGCACCGCCGCCAGCACTTCGCCCAGCGGACTGTCTTTGACGAGCTCCCGCCGCCCCACGTAGCTGAGGCCGTGCTCGGTGCGCCCCCGCAGTCCCTGGCCGGTGATGGATTGAAACTCGGCCAGTTTTTCCATCTCGATGCCCTGGGCCTTGGCATATTGGGTGATGGCGCGGGCGATAGGGTGGTTGGAATTGGCCTCCAGGCTCGCGGCGATGCGCAGCACCTCCTGCTCGCGTCCGGCAGGGAAGCTCTCGATCCGACTCACCTTCAACTCGCCCTCGGTCAAGGTACCGGTCTTGTCCATGGCGATGACGTCCACCTCCGCGAGCTTTTCGATGGCGGCACCGCCGCGGAAGAGCACACCGCGCCGTGCGCCCCAGGCGATGGCCGCCAGGATGGCGGAGGGGATGGAGAGCACCAGGGCACAGGGGCTCATGACCACCAGCAGTGTCATGGCACGATAGAAGGAGGACTTGGACGCCGCCGTGTTTTCAAAAGGCGGGATGCCCAGGGCCAGCCACCAGACGAAGAACATGGCTGCCACCACGCCCAGAGTGAGGATGGTATAGCTGGTGCCAAAGCGATCCGTGAAGCGCTGGCTCGGCGCACGCAGATGCTGCGCGGTCTGGATGAGGTTGATGATCTTGGCCAGCGCGCTCTGCGTGGCCGGACGGTCCACCCGCACATGCACCAGTCCCCATTGGTTCAAGGTGCCGCCATAGATCGTGGCCCCTGCCTCCTTGGGAATGGGCACCGCCTCACCGGTCAGGGTGGACTCATCCGCCGCCGTCGAGCCCGAGATCACCGTGCCGTCCACGGCAAAGAGTTCATCCGGCTTCACCACGATCACCTCGCCGATCTGCAGCCCGTGCACATCGCGGTCAGCGGTCGAGCCGTCCGGCTGCAGCACATGCGCAAACTTGGGTGCCGCCTTGGTCAGTGCATTGATCTCCCGATGTGTGCGGAACATCACAAAATGCTCCAGCGCGCCGGAGGTGGAGAAAAGGAAGAGCAGCAGCGCTCCCTCCTCCCAGGCGCCGATGGCCACCGCCCCCAGGGCCACGGCCAGCATGAGGAAATGCACGTCCAGGCGTCGCTCACGCAGGTTTTCCCAGGTGTCCTTGGCCGCATCCCATCCGCCGGAAATCAGAGAGATGGCGAAGAGGCCCTTCGGCAGCCAGTGCGAGGTGGAAAAGAAGCGCTCAGTGATGTAGCCCGCCGCCAGAGTCACGGCGCAAAGACCCGCCTGCATGGCCAGCGTGCGCCACTCGTCTTCGCTTTCCTGTTCCATCTCGTCCGGCTCCGGCCACGCAAAGTCACGCCAGTGCCAGAGCTTGGGTGCGGTGGGGCATGAGGGCTTGGCCAGCACAAAAGCGCCGTCTTTTTCCTCCACATCCAGCATGCCGTGGTTGGGTGTCACGTGGCCGTTTTGCTTGAGCCATCGGGCATCCACCGCGCGCAGGATCTCAGAAAGCTTTGCCTGAAGCAGCTCGCCATCCACCCGACCGAGGGTCGCCATCTCCACACGCTTGGCATCAGGATTCAGCCGGATGGATTCGACGGCGGGTTCTTCCAGCAGGAAATCCGCCAGCGCGGACATCCAGGAGGATGCATCAGGAGGGGCTGCGTTGGAGTTTGGCATGCGCGTTGGCATGAGCATTACGAACAAGCAAGGCGCGTGACAACTTGATCTTCTTCACACATCTTGATGCTCATGATTCGCAGTCTCATCGCTGGGTCCTTGCGCGTGTTTTCAGGTTCCGTGGCCCGCTGGCAGGGCTGCGCACCTGAGCTGGCGCAGCGCGTGTATTTTGCCAATCACACCAGCAATCTCGACGGCCCCGTCCTCTGGGCCTCGCTGCCGCCACCGGTCCGGGCGGTGACACGCCTGATCGGTGCTCGGGACTACTGGTCCGTGGGCCGCATGCGTCCCTTCCTGGCCTGCCATGTTTTCAATGCGGTGCTCATTGAGCGCAAGAAGCCCACGCCCGATGCCAATCCTCTCGTCGAAATGGTCAACGCTCTCGGAGATCGCCACTCGCTGATTCTCTTTCCCGAAGGCGGCCGCCACTCCGGCGATGAGCCGCAGCCCTTCAAGCCCGGCCTCTATCATCTGGCCAAAAAGCGTCCGGATGTGCAGCTCGTTCCCGTGTGGATGGAGAACCTCAACCGCATCCTGCCCAAGGGAGAAATCCTGCCCGTGCCCGTGCTTGGCAGCGTGACCTTTGGCGAGCCGATCCGCTTGCAGGATGACGAACCCAAAACCGACTTTCTCGTCCGCTCCCGTGAGGCCGTGCTGAAGCTCCGGCAATGATTTAGAAGCCAGCAGATTGAGAAGATGACAATTGGATTGCGCATAAATGAGAACCGGATGCGCCTCAATGCCTTCTGCTGCGCATGGCCATCAGTACCGCCAGGCTGATACCCGCTGCTGCCAGAGTCCACAGCACCCAAGGTTTCAGCGCCGTGTGCTGGCTCGGAATGACCGTTGGCGTTTTTTGTACAGCCACCACCGCCTCAGGGGCTTTCGGCGGCAGTACACCAGCGACAGGCCAGGGGCGCGGCGGCGGCATGGGATGGCCGGTCTCATAGGTCCATTCACGATAGGGCTTGGAGGCATCTGACTTCCACCATGACTGCAGGGTATCGATGGCAGAGCTGGTAAGAGTCAGGCTTCTGGGGAGTTGCACCGGCGAGGCATCTCCCAGTGCCTTGACCATCGCATACGCGGCCCCATTCAAATTGCTGCTAGGGGGGGCTCGGCTGCTCTCGATCATGTGCAAACTGATTGCCTCGTCAGGATTGCGTCTGTCGTCCAGGAACCGCCCGATCTGCTGGATGGCCTCCATGCTGCCGAGCAGACCCAGTTTGCGTAATGCTCCCTCTCGATAGTTCCAGTACCCCACTTCTTGGGACATCATCTCCAGGCGGTCTCCAATCGCCTTGGCATGTCCGGGGATTGCAGCGAGCTTGGGACGCACGTACTCGGCGATTCTTTTGTTCAGTTCGTCACACTTGGCGGAAGCCTCTTTTCGGTTCGGATACAGCCGACTCATGTCGCCATAACCAATGCTTCGTGCGGCTGCTTCGGTGAAAATATACCACAGAGCTTCCGCATCTTTTTGGGTGGCGGCGGTGTCCACACCTGCATAATCCCCACGAATCAGTGCACTGATGATGGGCCTCACTCGTCTGTCCAATTTGGCTTGCCTCTGGTCACTGACTGCGTCGATCTCACGTTCGCGTTGGAAAATGCGTTCGATTTTCTCGGCATTGGAAGGATCCGGTATGGCTCTGGCGTGGATCAATGACAAAGTCAGAAACCCGCAGATGGCGATGGTGGAAAGAGTGGATGTTTTCATCAGTTTCATCGATTGTTGGGGCCTAATTTCTTGTTGAATCTGCTCCATTCGAATTTGATGAGGGTTTTGGGGCCCTGTTCACGTTTGGGGCCTTCGAGGCTGGTCATGAGGCGGCTTTCATTATCGCTATTGGGCATATGGTTGTTGTCTGATGGCACGGTCGAATGCCCAACTTTGGCGACATAATGCATGATTTCATGGGCAATCGCCCACATATGTGGCGGCTGTTCAGAGCCAGCTGGTCTGGGGTAATCCCACACAAAGAGCACACCGTTGTTGACCGGTTTGGCCTTGCCGGCATGACCAAGCACCGGCCGCCAATTTTGCAAGTAGCTAAAGCCACGTTGTTTCGGGTCTTGTGGTGGGTAATAACTAAGGCTAACCATGCCATTTTTCTCGTTACCCATGTCGGTTCCGGGAGCGGCAAAGAAATAAACATTCACATCAGCAGCTTCATCAGGTGGCGAGGCAAGCTGCATGGCTGCCTCCTCGGTAGATCCTACTGGATTCAAATTACCGTCCAGGCCAAACAGCAGCTCCAGCCGCCCGTTTCCGGCCATCACATCACTCCCTAGCCCCAAGCCCGTGTCCCAGTCCACTCCCACAGTGGGCAGGACGGTGACATTGGTGACCACATTGGCTTGGGCAAAAATGGAGTCGAGGTAATCTTGTAGATCTTCTGCGTCCGGGGTGTCCACCGGCTCTGCCAGCACTGATCCTGTGGCAGACAGCAGTCTGATCGGATGCACCGTGACTTTGAGTTCCACCGTGTCATACACCACAATCTTCATCAGGGGTTTATTGGTGGCCATGTTGG
This genomic window contains:
- a CDS encoding TerC family protein; amino-acid sequence: MIFEFLAAADLWTTVKDGIPVVLALVVIEGLLSVDNALAIAAMASHLDEEQRKKAMNIGYIGAYGFRIVALLTASMIMGNHWLMLLGSLYLVWLMCSHFAEQSGESEGEEGESKGASHSFAKTIAMIAFLDLSLSFDNVVAAVAFARDSKMLVYIGVTLGIITLRLVAGYCIKLLERQPWLEHTAFLLVGFVGLLLGLELFWDQSIKQVYDLGGLKLISEADGHYHIAKAVKFAGIIGIILMHLAYEKNAGVKAVLRPVARLLLIPARIVSGLVSAIFWPISALIGAVRK
- a CDS encoding tetratricopeptide repeat protein: MTVTEAELDPKYQTLWKKALISAERKNWEYVVDQVLPIVTANVGFLDGRKLLRTAEGESVGNGKKFSFGLGGLKPSSKKEPVEAIADLEENTFRKDPFSLTANEQLFDLAMKIQYPDLASFALETIRMGHPENTKNMHKLAKHYLAINQPEKAADTYNAILKVNPRDIEAKQGEKDAAAMSSMNRGGWNSGNFNDAKKDATEAAELEMLSRQGMTQDQMEQFLAKTIEQYNADQTNILIVKRMSDLYERLGHLETALTFYDYALSLNPGDVALQRKVEDLRNKVQDLQIAEFEREIEANPDAPDIDDKRAQVAEIRRQRGMAVINEAKARVDRNPTDKNLRYELGQAYFEAGMYTEALPELQQAKSNPKMRIKAILLLGRCFERKNMNDLARTSFMEASKELLVMDATKKEVLYELANVSEKMGDRAGSLEALKEIYNADYGYRDVAKRVESSYS
- a CDS encoding heavy metal translocating P-type ATPase; translation: MPNSNAAPPDASSWMSALADFLLEEPAVESIRLNPDAKRVEMATLGRVDGELLQAKLSEILRAVDARWLKQNGHVTPNHGMLDVEEKDGAFVLAKPSCPTAPKLWHWRDFAWPEPDEMEQESEDEWRTLAMQAGLCAVTLAAGYITERFFSTSHWLPKGLFAISLISGGWDAAKDTWENLRERRLDVHFLMLAVALGAVAIGAWEEGALLLFLFSTSGALEHFVMFRTHREINALTKAAPKFAHVLQPDGSTADRDVHGLQIGEVIVVKPDELFAVDGTVISGSTAADESTLTGEAVPIPKEAGATIYGGTLNQWGLVHVRVDRPATQSALAKIINLIQTAQHLRAPSQRFTDRFGTSYTILTLGVVAAMFFVWWLALGIPPFENTAASKSSFYRAMTLLVVMSPCALVLSIPSAILAAIAWGARRGVLFRGGAAIEKLAEVDVIAMDKTGTLTEGELKVSRIESFPAGREQEVLRIAASLEANSNHPIARAITQYAKAQGIEMEKLAEFQSITGQGLRGRTEHGLSYVGRRELVKDSPLGEVLAAVPDAPLGFSEVWVLHEQIVGRVLLKDEIRAGSRGVLERLAADGVRTIMLTGDRRAAAAEVGEKLGISEVRAGLHPEDKVAAIRELTQAGHKVAMVGDGVNDAPSLAAAHVSVAMGARGSDAALEQSDVVLMKDKIEKLLAARRISHRARQIIQQNLFISLGSVIVMAVASLFGIVPLTLGVLTHEGSTVVVCLNSLRLLFEKE
- a CDS encoding lysophospholipid acyltransferase family protein, with the translated sequence MIRSLIAGSLRVFSGSVARWQGCAPELAQRVYFANHTSNLDGPVLWASLPPPVRAVTRLIGARDYWSVGRMRPFLACHVFNAVLIERKKPTPDANPLVEMVNALGDRHSLILFPEGGRHSGDEPQPFKPGLYHLAKKRPDVQLVPVWMENLNRILPKGEILPVPVLGSVTFGEPIRLQDDEPKTDFLVRSREAVLKLRQ